The following are encoded in a window of Bacillus sp. SORGH_AS_0510 genomic DNA:
- a CDS encoding metallophosphoesterase, producing MKDDLHNEAADMFIYKEMNRRSFLHKTTMVVGAAVGASLVNALTGLPVSAASGSSVTKSSGSKPDLIFPVISDIHIKSSDNQTLDKFVTTLEQLNGVVPKQDAFVVVGDLTDNGNLEEYDKFFAAYNQRKQAQAVSMFSIGNHDYWNSLSAAAAQNRFLEKSGMEAIYFHRVIKGYHFIILGPEDGVTEGTYSEKQIAWLAEQLKEAVADDPHKPIFVFHHQPIKGTIYGSEWGFSKNRDLFYNTLKPYPQVISFSGHTHYPLDDPRIIHQQDFTSIGTSTGAYLWLEAGRIQGEVPEGAAVLNQALIVEVHQNKVLLKRRDIHNNDWTGEPFEISYPAKPNKFTYTADRDKKAPYFTKDAMMSIVHEETAGASLTIMLTQAKDDLLVHDYKITAVKAATGEKDKEVLAFSEFYKDPVPNPLTLPIHGLQSNTLYEISVIAIDAFGNESPTGLKVLGKTSEGPTVTLSKNTVNGTEEKIDVMVDHVRVPNGDWIGLYEVNENPGNVGSIWWIYAKVTDGRFSFTYDPKANLFPARYKQGRTYKFVYFYGSGYDAVATASFTVL from the coding sequence ATGAAAGACGATTTACATAACGAAGCAGCAGATATGTTTATATATAAGGAGATGAACCGGCGCTCTTTTTTGCATAAAACAACAATGGTTGTTGGTGCAGCGGTTGGAGCCTCTCTCGTGAATGCCTTAACGGGGTTACCCGTTAGTGCGGCATCGGGTTCTTCTGTAACGAAGTCAAGTGGAAGCAAGCCCGATCTTATTTTTCCGGTAATTAGTGATATACATATTAAGTCCAGTGATAATCAAACATTGGACAAGTTCGTTACTACTCTAGAGCAATTAAATGGGGTTGTTCCTAAACAGGATGCATTTGTAGTGGTCGGAGATTTAACGGATAACGGAAATTTAGAAGAATATGATAAATTTTTTGCAGCGTATAATCAGAGGAAACAAGCCCAAGCTGTTTCGATGTTTTCGATTGGTAATCATGACTATTGGAATAGTTTATCTGCTGCGGCAGCCCAGAACCGGTTCCTTGAGAAGTCGGGAATGGAAGCAATCTATTTTCATAGAGTCATTAAAGGATATCATTTTATCATCCTTGGACCTGAAGACGGCGTAACAGAAGGGACCTATTCGGAGAAGCAAATTGCCTGGTTGGCTGAGCAGCTTAAAGAGGCTGTGGCTGATGATCCTCATAAACCGATTTTTGTTTTTCATCACCAGCCTATTAAAGGGACCATTTATGGCAGTGAGTGGGGCTTTTCGAAAAATAGAGATCTATTTTACAATACTTTAAAGCCATATCCGCAGGTGATTTCTTTTTCTGGCCATACCCATTATCCATTAGACGACCCAAGAATCATCCATCAACAGGATTTCACCTCCATCGGAACCTCTACCGGTGCCTATTTATGGCTCGAAGCGGGAAGAATTCAAGGGGAGGTTCCAGAGGGGGCAGCTGTCTTAAATCAAGCGCTAATTGTAGAAGTGCACCAAAACAAAGTCTTATTGAAGCGCCGGGATATCCATAACAATGATTGGACCGGAGAGCCGTTTGAAATTAGCTACCCGGCAAAGCCAAATAAATTTACATACACGGCAGATCGTGATAAAAAGGCTCCTTATTTTACAAAGGATGCGATGATGTCCATTGTTCATGAGGAAACGGCAGGGGCGAGTCTTACCATCATGCTGACGCAGGCAAAAGATGACTTGCTTGTCCATGATTATAAAATAACGGCTGTGAAGGCAGCGACTGGTGAGAAGGATAAGGAAGTACTGGCGTTTTCTGAGTTTTATAAAGACCCGGTTCCCAATCCGCTTACACTTCCTATCCATGGGTTACAGTCCAATACATTGTACGAAATCAGTGTGATAGCAATTGATGCATTTGGAAACGAAAGCCCAACTGGGTTAAAGGTACTGGGGAAAACGTCGGAAGGACCCACAGTGACTCTCTCGAAAAACACTGTAAATGGCACCGAGGAAAAAATAGATGTTATGGTTGACCATGTGCGAGTGCCTAATGGGGACTGGATTGGGCTTTATGAAGTAAACGAAAACCCAGGCAATGTAGGCTCTATCTGGTGGATCTACGCAAAAGTGACGGATGGTAGATTTTCATTCACTTATGATCCAAAAGCGAATCTATTCCCGGCGAGATACAAACAAGGCAGAACCTATAAATTCGTCTACTTCTATGGCAGTGGTTACGACGCAGTCGCTACAGCTTCATTTACAGTCTTATAG
- a CDS encoding HAD family hydrolase: protein MNVRAIFIDMDGTLLTASNTISTRNMEALYRLIHQGVKVFLATGRHFEVTAPYHKEIGLQTPMICLNGAAIHEAETGRVLQMKTVRLDEERFHQVTAENSCNVIIHTANGLYCKETNEEINYWTNVGQIPPQYIGDLRQANFPDVLKYSVRTGAPSPELSALFKNEAEVINWNDGFELIAPNVSKWSAIKSILRTDRISPNEVVAIGDGPNDIEMLRHAGTGVAMGNASEEVKAVADFVTGHHENDGLAEFIERYLLKSYESVI, encoded by the coding sequence ATGAATGTGCGTGCGATATTTATTGATATGGATGGTACACTACTAACAGCCTCAAACACTATTTCCACTCGAAATATGGAAGCCCTTTATAGACTCATTCATCAGGGAGTTAAGGTATTTCTAGCTACTGGTCGACATTTTGAAGTAACCGCTCCCTATCATAAAGAAATTGGATTACAGACCCCCATGATCTGTCTAAATGGCGCTGCCATTCATGAAGCTGAGACTGGAAGGGTCCTGCAAATGAAAACGGTTCGACTGGACGAAGAACGGTTCCACCAAGTGACCGCTGAAAATTCTTGTAATGTAATTATTCATACAGCAAATGGGCTATATTGTAAGGAAACAAATGAAGAAATCAATTATTGGACAAATGTCGGGCAGATTCCGCCACAGTATATTGGAGATTTAAGGCAGGCAAATTTTCCAGATGTCCTTAAATATAGTGTTCGAACGGGTGCTCCAAGTCCTGAATTATCCGCTTTGTTTAAAAATGAAGCAGAAGTCATTAATTGGAATGACGGATTTGAGTTGATTGCTCCTAATGTTTCCAAGTGGTCTGCTATAAAAAGCATACTTCGTACCGATCGAATCAGTCCAAACGAAGTCGTTGCTATCGGTGACGGACCAAATGATATCGAGATGCTCCGTCATGCCGGTACGGGTGTTGCCATGGGGAACGCAAGCGAAGAGGTGAAAGCAGTAGCTGATTTTGTTACTGGACACCACGAAAATGATGGATTAGCAGAATTTATCGAACGTTACCTTCTTAAATCATACGAATCAGTGATATAG
- a CDS encoding glycosyl hydrolase family 18 protein: MARNGYRVFTLIILSMALVLSSCSQPQKPQRKKESHKEKTPREVLGFYTEQEGAFPGSQPTVDSQFASLSTIAPFWYKLDDKEPGSLIGSVTAEHKKQVIQSAHEKQMKVYMVVHNLFYETVEKGKQVASTVLDNNTNRQAFIQNLRNEIKQFNYDGINIDMENLHLADRDSFSLMIKELSDALHRDGKVVTVSVPANSGDSRANPWSPWFDYEKLGQNSDGLMIMTYDEHNPRTKPGASASVDWTEATIRYALKQGVKPSKILLGIAGYGWDWDTTTGQALYSSYAMVMDQKKKYKAKVIWDSRSQTPHFSYVDEKNHSHEAWFENSYSLRFKLDLVEKYNLQGLGIWRLGLEDPNYWTTIPEKIKVKK; encoded by the coding sequence ATGGCGCGAAATGGTTATCGGGTTTTCACTCTCATTATTTTAAGCATGGCATTAGTACTGTCATCCTGTAGTCAGCCTCAAAAGCCCCAAAGAAAAAAGGAATCTCATAAGGAAAAGACTCCTCGTGAAGTGTTAGGTTTTTATACAGAACAGGAAGGAGCGTTTCCTGGGTCACAACCTACAGTTGATTCGCAATTCGCCAGTTTGAGCACCATTGCCCCTTTTTGGTACAAGCTTGATGATAAGGAACCAGGCAGTCTTATCGGTTCCGTTACAGCCGAACATAAGAAACAGGTCATTCAGAGTGCTCATGAAAAACAAATGAAGGTATATATGGTGGTACATAATCTTTTTTACGAAACGGTGGAGAAGGGCAAGCAGGTAGCGAGCACGGTGCTTGATAACAATACAAACCGCCAGGCTTTCATTCAAAACCTACGCAATGAGATCAAGCAATTTAACTACGACGGAATTAATATTGATATGGAAAATTTGCATTTGGCTGACCGGGATTCCTTTAGTCTTATGATAAAGGAATTGTCTGATGCACTGCATCGTGATGGAAAAGTAGTCACGGTATCAGTTCCTGCGAACAGCGGTGATTCCCGGGCGAATCCCTGGTCCCCGTGGTTTGACTACGAAAAGCTGGGTCAAAATTCTGATGGGCTCATGATTATGACATACGATGAACACAATCCAAGAACAAAGCCAGGGGCATCCGCATCCGTGGATTGGACAGAAGCAACGATTCGCTATGCCTTGAAACAGGGAGTGAAGCCATCAAAAATTTTACTCGGCATCGCTGGCTACGGATGGGACTGGGATACAACAACGGGCCAAGCCCTCTACAGCTCGTATGCCATGGTAATGGATCAGAAAAAGAAATATAAAGCAAAAGTGATCTGGGACTCCCGTTCGCAAACCCCTCATTTCAGTTATGTGGATGAAAAAAACCATAGCCACGAGGCTTGGTTTGAGAATAGCTATAGTCTGCGATTTAAGCTAGATCTAGTAGAAAAATATAACTTACAGGGGCTCGGGATTTGGCGGCTCGGCTTAGAAGACCCAAACTACTGGACAACTATACCTGAGAAAATAAAAGTGAAAAAGTGA
- a CDS encoding YciI family protein, producing the protein MVPSQRKERFAMANNSSSTNHGKIHFMLKSTPPRVSFHQDMTDEERKIMLEHINYWTDKQNQGIALVFGPVLNPAEPHGLAIIEVENEEQVPKLIAEDPAVIAGLMTTEFYPMKAVIKE; encoded by the coding sequence ATGGTTCCAAGTCAACGGAAGGAGAGATTTGCAATGGCGAACAACAGCTCAAGTACTAATCATGGAAAAATACATTTCATGTTAAAGTCTACTCCCCCTAGAGTATCCTTTCATCAGGACATGACCGATGAAGAAAGGAAAATCATGCTAGAACACATCAACTATTGGACGGACAAACAGAATCAGGGGATTGCCTTGGTTTTCGGCCCTGTTCTAAATCCTGCAGAGCCACATGGACTGGCAATTATTGAAGTCGAGAATGAAGAACAAGTCCCAAAACTTATCGCAGAAGATCCCGCTGTTATTGCAGGACTGATGACAACGGAGTTTTATCCGATGAAAGCAGTTATAAAGGAATAA
- a CDS encoding DUF2975 domain-containing protein has translation MNVKRGSSTFLKVIIFLFGIAVLAVCIVLLPEAGRRDAIERPGDYSLYPLLVCAYGICITFSVALHQLFKLLTNIEKKDAFSELSLQSLEVIKKCTFTVIFFILLAIVYIRVHAQFTGDDAAGPVAIGLIGILVTSIIAAIVDVLQKPIKNVLDSQPKNN, from the coding sequence ATGAATGTAAAAAGAGGTTCTAGCACTTTCTTAAAGGTCATAATTTTTCTGTTTGGAATTGCAGTGCTTGCCGTGTGTATAGTTTTGTTGCCTGAAGCAGGCAGAAGAGATGCGATAGAGCGTCCGGGGGATTATTCGCTATATCCACTTTTGGTATGTGCCTATGGAATATGTATTACGTTTTCTGTGGCATTGCATCAATTATTTAAACTTTTAACCAATATCGAAAAGAAAGATGCTTTCTCTGAGTTATCTCTTCAATCTTTGGAGGTAATAAAAAAATGCACTTTCACTGTCATTTTCTTCATTTTGTTAGCAATAGTTTATATAAGGGTGCATGCTCAATTCACAGGTGATGATGCAGCAGGTCCGGTAGCAATAGGTCTAATAGGGATTTTAGTAACAAGTATTATCGCAGCCATTGTGGACGTACTTCAAAAACCTATTAAGAATGTATTGGATTCACAGCCAAAAAACAATTAA
- a CDS encoding DUF2975 domain-containing protein produces MKIATTLFLKIAVILIGILVLALCIFLVPELADAVADYLGGHSIKYIIFILLYGGAIPFYFALYQAFKLLSYIDKNIAFSELSVRTLMRIKYCAISICSLHVLGLPIYYLVADKDDAPGLIFVGMLIPFASVVIAVFAAVLQRILQEAINIKSENDLTV; encoded by the coding sequence ATGAAGATAGCAACCACATTATTTTTGAAGATAGCAGTTATTCTCATTGGAATTCTAGTTCTCGCTTTGTGCATATTTCTGGTTCCTGAACTGGCAGATGCGGTAGCGGATTACTTAGGGGGTCATTCCATAAAATATATCATTTTCATCCTTTTATACGGAGGGGCAATACCTTTTTACTTCGCCCTTTATCAAGCTTTTAAACTGTTAAGTTATATTGACAAGAACATTGCTTTCTCTGAGTTATCTGTTCGAACTTTAATGAGAATCAAATACTGCGCCATTTCCATCTGTAGTTTGCATGTCTTAGGTTTGCCGATCTATTATCTCGTGGCAGATAAAGACGATGCCCCAGGACTCATATTTGTTGGAATGCTCATTCCTTTTGCTTCGGTGGTTATCGCAGTTTTTGCTGCTGTTCTCCAAAGGATTTTGCAAGAAGCAATTAATATAAAATCAGAAAATGATTTGACGGTCTGA
- a CDS encoding helix-turn-helix transcriptional regulator, with amino-acid sequence MGIIINIDVMLAKRKMSVTELSERVGITMANLSILKNGKAKAVRFSTLEAICKTLDCQPGDILEYKSDEETQ; translated from the coding sequence ATGGGAATTATTATTAATATTGATGTGATGTTAGCAAAACGAAAAATGAGCGTAACGGAACTTTCGGAGAGGGTTGGAATTACCATGGCAAATCTTTCTATTCTGAAAAATGGGAAAGCAAAAGCGGTTCGTTTTTCAACATTAGAAGCGATATGTAAGACTTTGGATTGTCAGCCAGGTGATATTTTGGAGTACAAAAGCGACGAAGAAACTCAATAA
- a CDS encoding VOC family protein: protein MIKGFGGIFWRTKNLEAVKKWYSEVLKVEINNWNMTIIKPDLGNETIFSFFTEDDQYFPTEQQVMLNFQVYNLDEVIKHLEQIGVPLEKEKETSEFGQFIWIKDPEGRLVELWEK, encoded by the coding sequence GTGATAAAAGGATTCGGTGGAATATTCTGGAGGACAAAAAATCTGGAAGCGGTAAAGAAATGGTACAGTGAAGTGTTGAAGGTTGAAATAAATAATTGGAATATGACTATTATTAAACCCGATTTAGGAAATGAAACGATCTTTTCTTTCTTTACGGAAGATGACCAATACTTCCCAACAGAACAGCAAGTGATGTTAAATTTCCAAGTGTATAATCTAGACGAGGTTATTAAGCATCTTGAACAAATTGGTGTACCTCTTGAAAAGGAAAAAGAGACCAGTGAATTTGGTCAGTTTATTTGGATTAAAGACCCTGAAGGCAGACTGGTTGAGCTTTGGGAGAAATAA
- a CDS encoding VOC family protein, producing the protein MGKVTPFLMFQDGQAEEAMNYYLSIIDDSEITSIVRYGANAAGDEGTVMQATFSLKGQEFMCIDSHVKHQFSFTPSFSIFVTCDTEEEINHLYEKLLEGGQALMPIGNYGFSQRFGWLNDRFGVSWQLNLPS; encoded by the coding sequence ATGGGAAAAGTTACGCCATTCTTAATGTTTCAAGATGGTCAAGCAGAAGAAGCGATGAATTATTACCTATCAATCATTGACGATTCGGAAATTACGAGTATTGTTCGCTATGGAGCCAATGCAGCTGGAGACGAAGGAACTGTTATGCAGGCTACTTTTTCCTTAAAAGGGCAGGAATTTATGTGCATTGACAGTCATGTGAAGCATCAGTTTTCATTTACTCCTTCATTCTCCATTTTTGTTACTTGTGATACGGAAGAAGAAATTAACCATCTTTATGAGAAACTTCTCGAGGGTGGGCAAGCACTTATGCCGATTGGAAATTATGGTTTTAGTCAGAGGTTCGGTTGGCTAAATGATCGTTTTGGAGTCTCATGGCAACTGAATCTGCCTTCGTGA
- a CDS encoding ketoacyl-ACP synthase III encodes MIGSRITAIGTYVPEKKLTNFDLEQMVETTNDWIIQRTGIRERRISRPDEFTSDLCVAAVEDLMHRYNKKVDDVDMIIVATSTPDFPFPSVASIIQERLNIKQTGAIDLSAACAGFVYGLHTANTYIASGLHKKILVIGADTISKITDYTDRSTCVLFGDGAGAVMVERDEQSEGFIGFHLGSDGSGAQNVYQTGLSNKVNEIELIDTKCLVQNGREVFRWAVRSVPTGVRQILNKTQLSLDKVDWFVPHSANLRIIEPICEKLEYPMEKTLYSMVNFGNTSAATIPLALDLGIREGKVKYGDKVLMYGFGAGLVQAGQLLEINFDEQINAPNAL; translated from the coding sequence ATGATAGGTTCGAGAATAACTGCTATTGGTACATATGTGCCCGAAAAAAAACTAACAAATTTCGATCTTGAACAAATGGTTGAAACAACTAATGATTGGATTATTCAAAGAACAGGAATTCGTGAACGCAGAATTAGTCGCCCCGATGAATTTACCAGCGATTTATGTGTAGCTGCAGTAGAGGATTTAATGCACAGATATAATAAAAAAGTCGATGATGTAGATATGATCATCGTGGCAACAAGCACTCCTGATTTTCCATTTCCATCTGTCGCAAGCATCATACAAGAACGATTAAATATCAAACAAACAGGCGCCATTGATTTAAGTGCGGCGTGTGCAGGATTTGTATATGGTCTGCATACAGCAAACACGTATATTGCCTCTGGACTTCACAAGAAGATTCTGGTAATAGGTGCCGATACGATCTCAAAAATAACTGATTATACCGATCGAAGCACATGTGTTTTATTTGGTGATGGAGCAGGGGCTGTAATGGTTGAAAGGGATGAACAATCAGAAGGTTTCATTGGATTCCATTTGGGAAGTGATGGAAGTGGAGCACAGAATGTGTATCAAACTGGACTTTCAAACAAGGTTAATGAGATTGAGTTAATCGATACGAAATGCCTTGTACAAAATGGTAGGGAAGTTTTTCGGTGGGCTGTAAGGAGTGTTCCTACTGGTGTTAGACAAATTTTGAATAAAACGCAATTGAGTTTAGACAAGGTTGATTGGTTTGTACCTCATAGTGCCAATTTACGGATCATAGAGCCAATCTGTGAAAAGTTAGAATACCCTATGGAAAAAACCCTTTACAGTATGGTCAACTTTGGAAATACTTCTGCTGCTACAATTCCTTTGGCACTTGACCTTGGAATCCGTGAGGGAAAAGTTAAGTATGGAGACAAAGTTCTTATGTATGGTTTTGGAGCAGGCTTGGTTCAAGCTGGCCAACTTTTAGAAATAAATTTTGATGAACAGATTAATGCTCCTAATGCGTTGTAA
- a CDS encoding spore germination protein GerPB, producing MDQYLEQDFKINLLKIGMITNAGVLQIGVGAGKRKSGTKAGYTTIGEKPVSISAPAVPLQAAVRDVTKKEMA from the coding sequence ATGGATCAATATCTTGAGCAGGATTTTAAAATCAACCTTCTGAAAATTGGTATGATAACCAATGCGGGTGTTTTGCAGATTGGTGTGGGAGCTGGCAAGAGGAAATCTGGTACTAAAGCGGGTTATACAACAATTGGAGAGAAACCAGTTTCTATTTCAGCCCCTGCCGTGCCATTGCAAGCAGCAGTACGGGATGTTACAAAAAAAGAGATGGCTTAG
- a CDS encoding dienelactone hydrolase family protein produces the protein MGTLFLLIALVFEISFAVYSIVTKQNHKKLKNRIRVGLFVAFVLLTLTSVIVWSLRWVLPAILLFLLAIKGTISLVRKNTTPKTYKTSKVVWKTIFMVVTTVIAFVPAIVFPQHPSPKVTGKYSVATATYTYVDKNRIEEFTDKGDNRFVNVEFWYPKNTDGKYPLVVFSHGATGIKASNSSTYTELASHGYVVVSIDHPYHSFYTKSDDGTVATINSDYNREITNLNMDGVYTNEQLNELIKKWMKLRTDDMNFVIDTILEKAKSDANPVYQRINTDKIGVFGHSMGGAASVWLGRERDDVDAVVNIDAPFFSELEYKKENDSFVASSEAYTTPIFNLYSDDVWGQLDSTPIYVANQLNNKQFKDAYSTHFKGAKHLSLTDLPLFSPILANMLQGGKADIDPYYCIETENDLIRQFFDYELKSVGHFTPKAAY, from the coding sequence ATGGGAACTTTATTTTTATTAATTGCATTGGTGTTTGAAATTTCATTTGCCGTCTACTCAATCGTAACGAAACAAAACCATAAAAAACTTAAGAATAGAATAAGGGTCGGACTATTTGTCGCCTTCGTCCTTCTCACACTTACATCCGTGATTGTGTGGAGCTTACGCTGGGTCTTACCCGCTATTCTACTTTTTCTTTTAGCCATAAAGGGAACGATTTCTCTGGTCAGAAAAAATACAACTCCAAAAACATACAAAACTTCTAAAGTCGTCTGGAAAACCATTTTTATGGTCGTCACAACAGTCATTGCCTTTGTACCTGCCATTGTTTTTCCGCAGCATCCATCACCAAAAGTGACAGGCAAGTATAGTGTGGCGACCGCTACTTACACATACGTGGATAAAAATCGAATAGAGGAATTTACCGATAAGGGTGACAACCGATTTGTAAATGTGGAATTTTGGTATCCTAAAAATACTGATGGGAAGTACCCTCTAGTGGTGTTCTCACATGGCGCCACTGGGATTAAAGCAAGTAATTCTTCTACCTATACGGAGCTTGCCAGCCACGGTTATGTAGTGGTTTCGATCGACCATCCATACCACTCCTTTTATACGAAGTCAGATGATGGAACAGTGGCGACAATTAATTCGGACTATAACCGTGAAATCACCAATCTCAACATGGATGGTGTATATACCAATGAACAACTCAATGAGCTTATTAAAAAATGGATGAAGCTGCGAACAGACGATATGAACTTTGTTATTGATACCATCCTTGAAAAAGCAAAAAGTGATGCGAACCCCGTTTACCAACGTATTAATACAGACAAAATTGGTGTGTTCGGACACTCCATGGGCGGTGCCGCAAGTGTGTGGCTAGGCAGAGAACGGGATGATGTAGATGCAGTCGTTAATATTGATGCTCCCTTCTTTAGTGAGCTGGAATATAAAAAAGAAAACGATAGTTTTGTAGCAAGCAGCGAAGCCTACACCACCCCGATTTTTAACCTATATTCGGACGATGTGTGGGGGCAGCTTGATAGTACGCCGATTTATGTAGCGAACCAACTCAACAATAAACAATTTAAAGATGCCTATTCGACTCATTTCAAAGGGGCAAAGCATTTAAGCTTGACCGATTTACCACTGTTCTCACCTATACTCGCTAATATGCTGCAAGGCGGAAAAGCTGACATCGATCCGTATTACTGTATTGAAACCGAAAATGATCTGATTCGTCAGTTTTTCGACTATGAATTAAAGAGCGTTGGTCATTTTACTCCAAAAGCGGCCTATTGA
- a CDS encoding DUF3021 family protein — translation MKLSEFVKKIIKDFLLIFALIIIIITILRQVYYPTEAFDLQSIYIIMAFAFLSALIGFILYSPTDVGEKNMRIRLILHFCTLEILLIALSSVLGIVESPSDGIILAVQIAVIYFIVRFLSWKKDQKEAEQINEKLNAWKKDVPQ, via the coding sequence ATGAAGCTGTCCGAATTTGTAAAAAAGATCATCAAGGATTTCCTACTCATCTTCGCACTCATTATTATTATCATTACTATTTTGCGACAAGTGTATTACCCTACTGAAGCCTTTGATTTGCAGTCGATTTATATCATTATGGCCTTTGCCTTTTTAAGTGCATTAATAGGATTTATTTTGTATTCTCCTACTGACGTAGGCGAAAAAAATATGCGTATTAGATTGATCCTTCATTTTTGCACGTTGGAGATTCTTTTGATTGCTCTTAGCAGTGTTTTGGGGATTGTGGAAAGTCCATCAGATGGAATCATTTTGGCTGTGCAAATAGCCGTCATCTATTTCATCGTTCGTTTCCTGTCATGGAAAAAGGATCAAAAGGAAGCCGAACAAATTAACGAAAAACTAAACGCATGGAAGAAAGACGTTCCTCAATAA
- a CDS encoding LytTR family DNA-binding domain-containing protein, whose protein sequence is MKISIEEINKDLAEEILIRCHEVDDEVYDIVSKLKSEDLILLGYQNDKVHRMKLSDIYYFEAVDGKVFSYCKDNVFEVKQKLYELEELGNGRNCFRASKSTILNITKISSIHPSISGRLEAVLDNGERAVVSRQYVPVLKKMLGL, encoded by the coding sequence ATGAAAATTTCAATAGAAGAAATAAACAAGGATCTGGCAGAAGAAATCCTTATTAGGTGCCATGAGGTCGATGACGAAGTATATGATATCGTAAGCAAGCTGAAATCCGAAGACCTCATTTTACTCGGCTATCAAAATGATAAGGTTCACCGTATGAAGCTGAGTGACATCTATTATTTCGAAGCCGTGGACGGAAAGGTTTTTAGCTACTGCAAGGACAATGTGTTTGAGGTCAAACAAAAGCTTTATGAACTAGAGGAACTAGGCAACGGAAGGAACTGCTTTCGTGCATCGAAATCGACGATTCTGAACATCACTAAAATCTCTTCTATCCATCCGTCCATAAGTGGCCGACTCGAAGCGGTCCTTGATAACGGGGAGCGCGCGGTTGTATCAAGGCAATATGTGCCTGTCCTTAAAAAGATGCTTGGATTATAA
- a CDS encoding MerR family transcriptional regulator, translating to MYTIGEVAQLLGVSAHTLRYYEKENIILPDRNEYGERKYSESHLQWLKFVLKLKETQMPISKIKEYAHLYTEGEHTAFNRLNLLEEHKRSIENQLKVLEETNKMLEHKITSYKAMILNSKVRG from the coding sequence ATGTATACAATTGGAGAAGTGGCACAATTACTAGGCGTCAGTGCCCATACATTACGTTACTATGAAAAAGAGAACATCATTCTGCCAGATCGGAATGAATATGGAGAAAGAAAATATTCTGAATCCCATCTACAATGGCTAAAATTTGTATTAAAATTAAAAGAAACACAAATGCCTATTTCAAAAATTAAAGAATATGCCCACTTGTACACAGAAGGGGAACATACAGCATTTAACCGATTAAACCTATTAGAAGAACATAAACGTTCAATCGAAAATCAGCTAAAGGTACTCGAAGAAACAAATAAAATGTTGGAACATAAAATTACGTCCTATAAAGCAATGATTCTGAATTCAAAGGTTCGCGGGTGA